A genomic window from Acidimicrobiia bacterium includes:
- a CDS encoding inorganic diphosphatase: MTNNDNLNEITVVIEIPTGSRNKYEIDHESGEIWLDRYLFTSTQYPHDYGFVPNTLSEDGDPIDAFVLLEEPTFPGCHIHVRAIGMLEMTDEAGCDEKLLCVPSTDPRFSSVQDITDVKPHVLEEIKHFLEVYKDLEKDKHAILGDWLNAEQARTAINSAIKNFKNKN; encoded by the coding sequence ATGACTAATAATGATAATTTAAACGAAATAACCGTAGTAATCGAAATTCCGACAGGGTCGCGAAATAAATATGAAATAGATCACGAATCAGGCGAAATCTGGTTAGATAGATACTTATTCACCTCTACTCAATATCCTCACGATTATGGTTTTGTGCCCAATACACTTTCCGAAGATGGCGATCCTATTGACGCATTCGTCCTATTAGAAGAACCAACTTTCCCTGGATGTCATATCCATGTTCGAGCAATTGGTATGTTAGAAATGACAGATGAAGCAGGCTGTGACGAAAAATTATTATGTGTACCGTCAACAGATCCAAGATTTAGTAGTGTTCAAGATATCACCGATGTAAAACCACATGTTTTAGAAGAGATAAAACATTTTCTGGAAGTATATAAAGATCTAGAAAAGGATAAGCATGCCATTCTTGGAGATTGGCTTAATGCTGAACAAGCACGAACTGCTATTAATTCTGCAATTAAAAATTTCAAAAACAAGAATTAA
- a CDS encoding alpha/beta fold hydrolase: MKFKSMFVFLVIAILFLNSCADPKNDSSVKPLKKLELETPGKIKDAPLSLVEFYDGPSDLSKFVNGDLIYSQVLTDLKANVMGWRVLYATTSLDGSRSVASALIYSPKDNKKHHVIAWAHGTTGLADGCAPSLAQDGTKQISYFDDYINNGYAIIAPDYEGLGTPGVHPYLVGISEGRSILDSVLVAQKFGPINAISGAVVVGHSQGGQGALFAGQLNNTYAPTAKLSGVVGIAPAGELNMLINNVSKLGITNGFVVMGAAGFKAAYKDLNLDAVLTRSVIDKSPELETGCLILNILTFKDDTGTTLVADPSTIEPWATYLEKNSPGGIKIDVPVFIAQGTDDIIVPEFISQEIHDKYCTLDTPANKKLYPNADHSGVLKSARNDVLSFVRKRFDKKEFFSSCK; this comes from the coding sequence ATGAAATTTAAGAGTATGTTTGTATTTCTTGTTATTGCAATTCTTTTTTTAAATTCTTGTGCTGATCCTAAGAATGATTCAAGTGTCAAACCTCTTAAAAAATTGGAACTAGAAACTCCCGGAAAGATTAAGGATGCGCCCTTATCTCTCGTCGAATTTTATGATGGACCATCAGATTTGTCTAAGTTTGTTAATGGCGATTTAATATATTCACAAGTTTTAACAGATTTAAAAGCCAATGTCATGGGTTGGAGAGTTTTATATGCGACTACTTCGTTAGATGGTAGTCGAAGTGTTGCATCAGCCTTAATCTATTCACCAAAAGACAATAAGAAACATCATGTAATTGCTTGGGCACATGGTACTACTGGTTTGGCTGATGGTTGTGCGCCTTCTCTTGCACAAGATGGGACTAAGCAAATTTCTTATTTTGATGACTATATTAACAATGGGTATGCAATTATTGCTCCTGATTATGAAGGTTTAGGTACGCCGGGAGTTCATCCTTACCTTGTAGGAATTAGTGAAGGTAGGTCAATTCTAGATTCTGTATTAGTTGCACAGAAATTTGGCCCAATAAATGCAATTTCCGGTGCAGTGGTTGTTGGTCATTCACAAGGTGGCCAAGGCGCTCTTTTTGCTGGTCAATTAAATAATACCTATGCGCCTACAGCAAAATTATCTGGCGTAGTTGGGATAGCCCCTGCGGGTGAATTGAATATGCTAATAAATAATGTATCTAAACTAGGAATCACTAATGGATTTGTAGTTATGGGAGCTGCTGGCTTTAAGGCAGCATATAAAGATCTAAATCTTGATGCAGTGTTGACGCGATCTGTCATTGATAAGAGTCCAGAACTGGAAACAGGTTGTTTAATTCTCAATATATTAACTTTTAAAGATGATACTGGCACAACATTAGTCGCAGATCCAAGTACGATTGAACCATGGGCTACCTACCTGGAAAAAAATTCTCCTGGTGGAATAAAAATAGATGTCCCTGTATTTATAGCGCAGGGAACTGATGATATCATTGTTCCTGAATTTATTTCGCAAGAAATTCACGATAAATATTGTACATTAGATACTCCTGCGAACAAAAAACTTTATCCTAATGCTGATCATTCTGGAGTTTTAAAATCAGCACGTAATGATGTTTTATCCTTTGTGAGAAAGCGTTTCGATAAAAAAGAATTCTTTTCTAGTTGTAAATGA
- a CDS encoding class I SAM-dependent RNA methyltransferase — translation MILAYYEDNPYQYEVIGEKLVASGLTLSRDNAGEILFVEKLLPGENALVAETYRKGKTRFARIEKLITKSELRVQEPCEYVARGCGGCDWQHIDPNAQLDFKREIIIDALVRIAKVGTIEQVEDIVLNTSQQIRTNYRTSARIFTRGENWGFKKSHSNDTVFVEKCIVLNPETEQLARDAAVAYAQESGEHEISIRRSPDLFMGDPIRVSPKSFYQSHIDAPQVLTEYILELIKPLGSSLNCVDLYSGVGIFAIALAKQGHKVIAIEGNPIAVKDAKINCKNLDVEVVNKDVSKYRYQAELSPCDLVIADPSREGITKLSIDGVLSTKAKSIILISCDPAAGARDILLLRNAGYILESAKPFDLFGNTHHVETVSYMTMDNG, via the coding sequence ATGATTTTGGCATATTATGAAGACAATCCATATCAATATGAAGTTATTGGCGAAAAGCTGGTTGCTTCAGGCCTTACTCTTTCGCGTGATAATGCGGGGGAGATCCTTTTTGTTGAGAAACTTTTACCGGGAGAAAATGCTCTTGTAGCAGAAACTTATCGTAAGGGAAAAACAAGATTTGCACGAATAGAGAAATTAATAACAAAATCTGAGTTAAGAGTTCAAGAACCTTGTGAGTATGTTGCAAGAGGTTGTGGTGGTTGCGATTGGCAACATATAGATCCAAATGCACAACTTGATTTCAAGCGCGAAATTATTATCGATGCACTTGTACGCATTGCTAAAGTTGGTACTATAGAACAAGTCGAGGATATAGTTTTAAATACAAGCCAACAAATTAGAACTAACTATCGTACTTCTGCTCGTATTTTTACTCGTGGCGAAAATTGGGGCTTTAAAAAAAGCCATTCTAACGACACTGTATTTGTCGAAAAATGTATAGTATTAAATCCTGAGACTGAACAATTAGCAAGGGATGCTGCTGTAGCATATGCCCAAGAAAGTGGAGAACATGAGATTTCTATACGTAGATCTCCAGATCTGTTTATGGGTGATCCGATTAGAGTTTCGCCAAAAAGCTTTTATCAAAGTCACATCGATGCACCTCAAGTTCTAACAGAATATATACTTGAATTAATTAAGCCATTGGGTAGTAGCTTAAATTGTGTGGACCTATATTCAGGCGTTGGCATCTTTGCCATTGCTTTAGCAAAGCAAGGTCATAAAGTTATTGCAATAGAAGGTAATCCAATTGCGGTTAAGGATGCAAAAATTAATTGTAAAAATTTAGATGTTGAAGTTGTGAATAAGGATGTATCAAAATATCGTTATCAAGCAGAGTTATCTCCTTGCGATCTTGTCATTGCTGATCCTTCACGAGAGGGAATAACGAAACTTTCAATTGATGGAGTTTTAAGTACAAAAGCCAAATCTATTATTCTTATAAGTTGCGATCCAGCTGCTGGTGCTAGAGATATATTATTACTACGAAATGCTGGATATATTTTAGAATCTGCAAAACCATTTGATCTTTTTGGAAATACGCATCATGTAGAAACAGTTTCATATATGACCATGGACAATGGTTGA